A region from the Triticum aestivum cultivar Chinese Spring chromosome 3D, IWGSC CS RefSeq v2.1, whole genome shotgun sequence genome encodes:
- the LOC123080598 gene encoding calcium-transporting ATPase 1, plasma membrane-type, with product MSYLRKKSMDFLKTFDMPPKNPSEDAQRRWREAVGTLVKNRRRRFRMVPDLDKRSQAETQRRNIQEKLRVALYVQKAALQFIDAARRVEHPLSELARQSGFSISAEELASLVRGHDTKSLRLHKGVEGLARKVNVSLADGVRSEDVGVRGEVYGANHYPEKAARTFWMYLWDASQDTTLMLLAFCAVVSVVIGIATEGWPGGMYDGIGIMLTISLVVTITAASDYKQSLQFRDLDREKKKIEIQVTRDGFRQKVSIYDIVVGDIVHLSIGDQVPADGLFIDGYSFIVDESSLSGESEPVHVSATNRFLLGGTKVQDGSARMLVTAVGMRTEWGNLMETLSQGGEDETPLQVKLNGVATIIGKIGLAFAVLTFTVLMARFLIGKAASPGGLVTWGMADALSVLNFFAVAVTIIVVAVPEGLPLAVTLSLAFAMKKLMQERALVRHLSACETMGSASCICTDKTGTLTTNHMVVEKVWAAGGATTVSTAKGFEEFTSSALSEGFAKLLLEGVFQCSGSEVVRGKDGKTSVMGTPTESAILEFGLGVEKNTCIEHTAAAKLKVEPFNSVKKTMAVVVASPNAGGRPRAFLKGASEVVLRRCSSVVVDRHGSIVALAEKNYMKQVAGAIDKFACEALRTLCLAYQDVGGENEVPNDGYTLIAVFGIKDPLRPGVREAVRTCHVAGINVRMVTGDNISTAKAIARECGILTADGVAIEGPEFRQMSPDQMRAIIPKIQVMARSLPLDKHTLVTNLRGMFNEVVAVTGDGTNDAPALHEADIGLAMGIAGTEVAKENADVIIMDDNFSTIINVAKWGRSVYINIQKFVQFQLTVNVVALMVNFVSASFTGSAPLTIVQLLWVNLIMDTLGALALATEPPSDDMMRRPPVGRGDNFITKVMWRNIAGQSIFQLVVLGVLLARGDSLLQMNGDKELLNTFVFNTFVFCQVFNEVNSREMEKTNVFSGIFSSWVFSAVVGATVGFQVILVELLGTFAGTVHLSGRLWLMSVLIGSVGLVIGAILKCIPVGSGDGSSDRHDGYQPIPTGPSAV from the exons ATGTCTTATCTACGTAAAAAGTCCATGGATTTCCTCAAGACATTCGACATGCCGCCGAAAAACCCGTCGGAGGACGCGCAGCGCCGGTGGCGGGAGGCCGTCGGCACGCTCGTCAAGAACCGGCGGCGCCGCTTTCGCATGGTCCCTGACCTCGACAAGCGATCTCAGGCCGAGACGCAGCGCCGCAACATCCAG GAAAAGCTTCGTGTAGCTCTCTACGTGCAGAAGGCCGCTCTGCAGTTCATCGATG CCGCCCGCAGGGTGGAGCACCCGCTGTCGGAGCTGGCGCGGCAGAGCGGCTTCTCCATCAGTGCCGAGGAGCTGGCCTCGTTGGTGCGCGGCCACGACACCAAGAGCCTGCGCCTCCACAAGGGCGTCGAGGGCCTGGCGCGCAAGGTGAACGTCTCCCTCGCCGACGGCGTCCGGTCCGAGGACGTGGGCGTCCGCGGCGAGGTCTACGGCGCCAACCACTACCCCGAGAAGGCGGCCCGCACGTTCTGGATGTACCTGTGGGACGCCAGCCAGGACACGACGCTCATGCTGCTCGCGTTCTGCGCCGTCGTCTCCGTCGTCATCGGCATCGCCACCGAGGGGTGGCCGGGCGGCATGTACGACGGCATCGGCATCATGCTCACCATCTCCCTCGTCGTCACCATCACCGCCGCCAGCGACTACAAGCAGTCCCTGCAGTTCCGGGACCTCGACCGGGAGAAGAAGAAGATCGAGATCCAGGTCACGCGCGACGGCTTCCGGCAGAAGGTGTCCATCTACGACATCGTCGTCGGCGACATCGTGCATCTGTCCATCGGCGACCAGGTGCCGGCGGACGGGCTGTTCATTGATGGCTACTCGTTCATCGTCGACGAGTCGAGCCTGTCCGGCGAGAGCGAGCCGGTGCACGTGTCGGCCACGAACCGGTTCCTGCTGGGCGGGACCAAGGTGCAGGACGGCTCGGCGAGGATGCTGGTGACGGCGGTGGGGATGCGGACGGAGTGGGGCAACCTGATGGAGACGCTGAGCCAGGGCGGCGAGGACGAGACGCCTCTGCAGGTGAAGCTCAACggcgtggccaccatcatcggcaAGATTGGGCTCGCCTTCGCGGTGCTCACCTTCACCGTGCTCATGGCGAGGTTCCTGATCGGCAAGGCTGCTTCCCCAGGCGGCCTGGTGACATGGGGGATGGCGGACGCGCTGTCGGTGCTCAACTTCTTCGCCGTCGCAGTCACCATCATCGTGGTCGCGGTACCAGAGGGCCTGCCGCTCGCCGTCACGCTCAGCCTGGCGTTCGCCATGAAGAAACTCATGCAGGAGCGCGCTCTCGTGCGGCACCTCTCGGCGTGCGAGACCATGGGTTCGGCCAGCTGCATCTGCACCGACAAGACGGGCACGCTCACCACGAACCACATGGTCGTCGAGAAAGTCTGGGCTGCCGGCGGGGCGACCACGGTGAGCACCGCCAAGGGCTTCGAGGAGTTCACCTCTTCGGCGCTGTCGGAGGGGTTCGCCAAGCTTCTTCTGGAGGGCGTCTTCCAGTGCTCCGGCTCGGAGGTCGTGCGCGGCAAGGACGGCAAGACCAGCGTCATGGGCACGCCCACCGAGTCGGCCATCCTCGAGTTCGGGCTCGGGGTGGAGAAGAACACCTGCATCGAGCACACCGCCGCCGCGAAGCTCAAGGTGGAGCCGTTCAACTCGGTGAAGAAGACGATGGCCGTGGTGGTCGCGTCCCCGAACGCCGGCGGCCGGCCACGCGCGTTCCTCAAGGGCGCATCGGAGGTCGTGCTCCGCCGGTGCAGCAGCGTGGTCGTCGACCGCCACGGCAGCATCGTGGCCCTCGCGGAGAAGAACTACATGAAGCAGGTGGCCGGCGCCATCGACAAGTTCGCGTGCGAGGCGCTGCGCACGCTCTGCCTGGCGTACCAGGACGTCGGCGGCGAGAACGAGGTCCCCAACGACGGGTACACGCTCATCGCCGTGTTCGGCATCAAGGACCCGCTCCGGCCGGGCGTGAGGGAGGCCGTGAGGACCTGCCACGTCGCGGGGATCAACGTCCGCATGGTCACCGGCGACAACATCAGCACGGCCAAGGCCATCGCGAGGGAGTGCGGCATCCTCACTGCGGACGGCGTCGCCATCGAGGGCCCCGAGTTCCGGCAGATGAGCCCCGACCAGATGAGGGCGATCATACCAAAAATCCAG GTGATGGCGCGGTCGCTGCCGCTGGACAAGCACACGCTGGTGACCAACCTGAGGGGCATGTTCAACGAGGTGGTGGCCGTCACCGGCGACGGCACCAACGACGCGCCGGCGCTGCACGAGGCTGACATTGGCCTCGCCATGGGCATCGCCGGAACAGAG GTTGCCAAGGAGAACGCCGACGTGATCATCATGGACGACAACTTCTCCACCATCATCAACGTGGCCAAATGGGGACGCTCCGTGTACATCAACATCCAGAAGTTCGTGCAGTTCCAGCTCACCGTCAACGTGGTGGCACTCATGGTGAACTTCGTCTCTGCATCTTTCACAG GGAGCGCGCCGCTGACGATCGTGCAGCTGCTGTGGGTGAACCTGATCATGGACACCCTGGGCGCGCTGGCGCTGGCGACGGAGCCGCCGAGCGACGACATGATGCGGAGGCCGCCGGTGGGCCGAGGCGACAACTTCATCACCAAGGTCATGTGGAGGAACATCGCGGGCCAGAGCATCTTCCAGCTCGTCGTGCTCGGCGTCCTCCTCGCCAGAGGGGACAGCCTCCTGCAGATGAACGGCGACAAGGAACTGCTCAACACCTTCGTCTTCAACACCTTTGTCTTCTGCCAG GTCTTCAACGAGGTGAACAGCCGGGAGATGGAGAAGACCAACGTCTTCAGCGGCATCTTCAGCAGCTGGGTCTTCTCGGCGGTGGTCGGCGCCACCGTCGGGTTCCAGGTGATCCTCGTGGAGCTGCTGGGGACGTTCGCCGGCACGGTGCACCTCAGCGGGAGGCTGTGGCTCATGAGCGTGCTCATCGGGTCGGTCGGCCTGGTCATCGGCGCCATCCTCAAGTGCATCCCTGTTGGCTCCGGCGACGGCTCGTCGGATCGCCACGACGGATACCAGCCCATCCCCACCGGCCCGAGCGCCGTGTGA